TCAAGCTCGGTCGTTTTCATCTCAGCAAGAATTTGCCGGTCGCGGCAGGCATAGGTGGCGGCTCTTCCGATGCCGCCGCGGCGCTGCGGCTTCTCGCCAAGGCGAATGACATCGGCCTCGACGACCCGCGCCTTTTGGAGGCGGCGGCTGCAACGGGCGCCGATATTCCGGTCTGTCTTGCCGCGCGGGCGCGGATGATGATGGGCATTGGCGAAAGTCTCGGCCCGATTTTGCAGCTCCCGCGCCTGCCGGTTCTGATCGTCAATCCGGGCCACGCGTTGGCGACCAAATCGGTTTTTGCCCGGATGAACATCGCGCCGGGCGCGGAGACCGGCTATGGCGGGCATCCGCCGATCGCGAGCGGGATGGATTATGCCGGCCTCATCGCGGCTTTGAAGAAAGGCCGCAACGATATGGAGGATGCGGCCTGCGTTTTGGCCCCGGTCGTCGGCGACGTGCTCGCCATTCTCGCGGCGGCGCCGGGTTGCAAGCTGGCGCGCATGTCGGGATCGGGATCGACATGTTTTGCCTTGTTTCCCGATTGCCGCGCGGCCGCCCGCGCCAAGCGGACGATTCTCAAAGCCCATCCCGACTGGTGGGTGAAGGCGGCGATGTTGAATTGAGGCGGTGTTTTCCGGCCGGCTCTTTCCAAGCGTAAAGAGCGGGCAGCAGAGGCAAACCCGCTGTCCCTTTTTTCTGATCCCGCACTACATAGAATGAAGGCTCCCGTCGCGCGGGCCGATCGCTTTCCCGACCAACCTATGGCGGTGCTATGCTCATCTTCCGGCAGATGTTCGATACGCAATCTTCGACCTACACCTATCTTCTGGCGGATTCTGAATCACGCGTCTGCGTGCTCATCGATCCGGTGTTCGAGCAGGTCCACCGCGATGCTTCCTTCATCAGCGAGCTTGGCCTCGAACTGCTCTGGACCTTGGATACGCATGTCCATGCCGATCATGTCACCGGCGCTTGGCTCTTGAAGCAGCGCCTCGGAAGTCGCGTTGCGCTCGCAGCCGCCGGCGGCGCCGAGGGCGCGGATCGCTACCTTCAGCATGGCGACATCGTCGAATTCGGCGCCCGCCATCTCAAGGTCCGCGCGACGCCTGGCCATACCAATGGCTGTCTCACCTATGTCCTCGATGACGACACCCGCGCCTTCACCGGCGACGCGCTGCTGATCCGCGGCTGCGGGCGGACCGATTTTCAGCAAGGCGATGCACGGCAGCTCTATCATTCGATCAAGGAGCAGATTTTCAGCCTGCCGGATAATTGCCAGCTCTGGCCCGCGCATGATTATCGCGGCGCGACGATGACGACGGTCTGTGAAGAAAGACGCTATAATCCGCGCATCGGCGGCGAACTCAGCGAATCCGATTTCACCGGCTATCTCGCCAATCTCGGCTTGCCGCATCCCAAGCAGATCGATATTGCCGTGCCCGCCAATCTGCGCTGCGGCAAGCCCGAAAGCGGTGTCGCGCCGGCCGAACCCGATTGGGCGCCCTTGAGCCTGACCTTCGGCGGCATATGGGAGGTTGCGCCGCAATGGCTCGAAGAACATGCCGACGAGGTTCAGATCGTCGATGTGCGCGAGCCCGACGAAGTGGTCGGCCCGCTCGGCCATATCGCTGCGGCGATCCGCGTTCCGTTGGCGCATCTCGCCGAAAAAGCCGAGGAATTTTCGAAGGAGAAGCCCGTCGTCACGGTCTGCCGCGCCGGCGGACGCTCGGCGCAAGCGACCGTGATCCTGCAACGCAAGGGGTTTGAGAAGGTCGCCAATCTCGCCGGCGGCATGCTGCGCTGGAACGCCGGCCAGCATCCGACACAGGGGAGCTTCGATTATGATGCGGGGCTGTGAGGGGGGCAGGTCATACCGTATCTTCGAGCCTCTATGCGCGGGCAAGGGCTTTCCGCAGGCCCTCTGGGTCAGCCTTGATGGCGCGTAACAGAGTGCGCGCCGGACCGCTCGGCTTTTTGGCGCCGCGCTCCCATTCCTGCACGGTTCGGATGCTGAAGTCATAGACAGCGGCGAACTCGGCTTGCGTCATGCCGGCGGCGTGGCGGATGGCGCGCACATCGATTTCAGGGGCCATGTCGGGCGCGGCGTCAGGATTGGACGCGATCTGCCGGGCGATGTCCGCGTCCGTCATCGCGTCCACTTTGCTCCAGTCCGTTGCGGCGAGCGCCTTGCGCGCCGCCTCACTCAAGCTTTTCGCCATAGCGATTCACTTCTCGTTGGTTCGCTTTGCGGAGCGAGATCACGCGTCGTTCCGCTTCCCGGTCGGTATAGACGCATACAAAAAGACGATCATGAATGAGCCCGAAAGCCACTTGGCGCGCCTCGCCATAGTCAAAACGATCGTCGATTATTGAGGCATGCGGCCCAGCGAACAGAACCTCGGCCAACGCAAGAGAAACACCGTGTTTCGCTTGGTTGACCGCATCTTTGGCGGGATCGAACACATATCTCACAGACCGCATATATACGCCTGTGGCGTATATATGGCAACGGTGTCCTACCAGGGCGATCGGGTGAAACAATCCGCCCCCCTCATCCTGAGGAGCGCCTGAAAGGCGCGTCTCGAAGGACGAGGGCAGGAGGAGCTATTCGCTCCGAGACGCCTTGCCGAACGCTTCCGCTGGCCCCTTCATCCTTCGAGACGGGTCCTTTGGACCCTCCTCAGGATGCGGGGCTCTTCACCCGATTGCCCTGGGGGGTCCTACGCTGTCAGTGTAGCGCTTAGCGGGGAGAGTGATGCTCTTCTTTTAGTCGAGCATCGGATGATCCCAAAACCGGTTCCCACTTTTGGGTCCGATGCTCTTTTCTCGCTCACCGCATCATCTTGTCCGAAAAGTCTCCAACTTTTCGGGATGATGCTCAGTGCACCCGGTCGATGCAGAAATCGACGACATCGATCAGCGCGGCTTTCCATTCCGATGCGGGAAAGAGCTCCAGCGCGTCGCGCGCCATGGCGCCATAATGGCGGGCGCGTTCGACCGTGTCTTCGAGCGCGCGATGCGCATGCATAGTCGCGATCGCCGCTTCGAGATCGCCGTCCGCCATCTCGCCGCGCTCCAGCGTGCGGCGCCAGAATTCGCGTTCCTTCTCCGAGCCGCGCCGGAACGACAAGACGACCGGCAAAGTGATCTTGCCTTCGCGGAAATCGTCGCCGATGTTTTTGCCGAGCTTGGCCGAGGTGCCGCCGTAATCGAGCGCATCGTCGATGAGCTGAAAGGCGATGCCGAGATTGACGCCATAGCCGCGGCAGGCGGCGATCTCCGCCTTCGGTCTCTGTCCGAGGATCGGACCGACCTCGCAGGCGGCGCCGAACAGCGCCGCCGTCTTGGCGCGGATCACGGCGAGATAATCATCCTCGCTCGTCTGCATGTCATTGGCGGCGGAGAGCTGCAGCACTTCGCCTTCGGCGATGACCACGGCGGCGGAGGAGAGCACGTCGAGACAGGAGAGCGAGCCGACCTCGACCATCATCTTGAAGGCCTGGCCGAGGAGGAAATCGCCGACGAGGACGCTCGCCTCGTTGCCCCACAGCATGCGGGCCGCGAGCTTGCCGCGCCGCATGTCGCTTTCATCGACGACGTCATCGTGCAAAAGCGTCGCCGTATGCATGAATTCGACGGCGGCGGCGAGCTTGATATGGCCGCCGCCGCGATAGGCGCAAAGGCCCGCCGTCGCCAAGGTGAGCATGGGCCGCAGCCGCTTGCCGCCCGACGAGATCAGATGGTTGGCAATGTCCGGGATCATCGTCACATGCGAGGCCGCGCGCGACAAAATCGTCTGATTGACCCGGTCCATATCCTCAGTGACGAGCGCCGAGAGCGCTTCGATGCGATTTTCCGGCGTAATTTCTTCGAGGGGGATGACGACGCCCAAGCTCTTGCTCTCCGGTTGACGCATTGATCCTTCGCGCGAAAACATTCACCGCAAACATATGCCGCCAGAGACGGCTGTCGAGACTGTTGACAGGGAGGTGACCAGGCAGGTGAAAGGGCTCGCATGAGCGTGCTGATCATGCGAGCCCTTATGGCGGCAAATTAGGCCGGCCGCGCGCCGGCCGCAACTCGGGCTCTTAGAGCCTTGGCGCGAAAGGACATTTTGCCTCACGCTGAGGGGCGCAGGTGGCGCGAAAGGATTCGGCGCGGCTTCATTCCAGAGGATGCGGTTCGCGCGCGGAGCGGATAGGATTGCCGGCATGATCGAACTTTTGCGGACCAATGACCTTGTTTTGATCTCCGCGGTCGAAGCAATTCTGGCCGGACATGGGATCGAGGTTCTGGTCGCGGACCAGTTCACCAGTTCCATCGAGGGATCGCTCGGCTTTTTGCCGCGGCGCCTGCTCGTCGATGGCGATGATCTCGCGGCAGCGCGCAGCGCTCTGGAGGATGCGGGCCTCGCCGGGGAATTGACCAATGGCTGAAGCCGCGGTCCCGAGCGAAGCCGTCACCCAAGATGGCTTTCTCGGCGGCCGCCTGACCTTGTTGCAGCCGCGCAAGGGCCATCGCGCCGGCAGCGACGCTTTGCTTCTCGCCGCGGCCGCGCCTGCGGAAATCTCAGGATTGGCCGTCGATGTGGGCGCGGGCGTCGGCACGGCCGGCTTGGCGCTTGCCGCGCTTCGGCCGGATCTGGCTTTTGGCCTCGTCGAAAAAGATCCCGAATTGACGGCGCTGGCGCGGCGAAATCTCGCCGCCAACGGTCTCGCCGCGCGCGGCTCCGTCTATGAGGCGGATGTGCTCGATTCGCAAAGCCGCAGCCTTAGCGGACTTGCCGAGGCTTCGGCAGCTCTTGTCATCAGCAATCCGCCCTTTCTCGATCCGCGCCGTGTCCGGCTGTCGCCGGTGGCCGGCAAGCGGAGCGCGCATGCCATGCCCGCCGGTGCGACGCTGGAGGCCTGGATCGTCTCCTGCCTCGCTTTGCTCGCAGAAGGCGGGCTGTTCATCATGATCCACCGGCCCGATGCGCTGCCGCAAATGCTCGCGGCGCTCGAGCGTCGCGGCGGCGATATCATGTTGTTGCCAATCTATCCGCAGGCCGCGAAGCCCGCGATCCGGATTCTGCTGCGGGCCAAAAAGGCGAGCCGTGGCCCGCTCTCGATTGCGCCGCCTTTGATCCTGCATGAAGGCGACAAGTTTACATCTGACGCCGAGGCGCTCCATCGCGGCGAGGCTTTGATCGCCTGGTGAGCGAAGGCCGGCGTTGGCGTCGGCCTTCGCGCGCGCATTTTACCAATAATACCGGTGGTGATGGCGCCAATAAGGATGCCGCCAATGACCACCATGGTGCCAACCATACCCATGATGGTGCCAACCATAGCCATGGTGCCGGTAGTATCTGTGATGGTAATAAGCTTTTTCGATGGGGGGCGTAGCGCTCGAGGGCGCAGCCGTGGCCGCGACCGCAGCCTGAGTTGGGCCTGCCGCCGGTGCAGCTTGCACACTATTGCCGGCACCGAAAAGCAGGGCGGAGACAGCGCAAAACGTAAAAGCTAATTTGCGAAGGAACAGCATCGACTGATTCTCCTTCTGAAAAATATCAGGCGTTTGAATTGGCCTGGGTTGTCCGTTCAAACCAGTTTTTCATAATACGGCACATTCAAGCCGTCTTTGATCTGGCTCAGGACGCTGGCGCAGCTTGCCGATAGGGTGACAACATAGAAATGAGAGATGATTGAATGTGGTGGGTTTCGACTCGCGCGAGTTTGATTCACGGTGCGGTCAGGCATGCGCCGCCATCCGTGAAGACGCTGGCAATTGCTCCAAAGGTCCGGCGAGACGCCCTTTAAGCGACGTTGCCAAGGATCATCATCATGCCCACGGATCTTCCCATCGTACGGCGGCCGAATGTGGCGACACGGGCTGCGCGGCAGAGTTTGGTCGCGGCTATCGTGATCGCGGCGCTGCCGATTCTGTTGATTTTGCTTGACGCGGCGATCATCGGGAACGGGCGTATTTCGCCATCTTCGCTGTTGCGGGCTTGGGTCGCCGATGGGTCGAGCTGCGGCTCGGTCGATGGGCGAAATTGCGAGGCGACTGATCCGCGGCCGTGATGGACCTTTCCGGGGCGTTTGCTTTGCCGCCTTCTGCCACCTTTTTCGTGCTTTCTCTTGGCGGCGATCTCGGTTAGGCAAGCCGCATGACCATCGCTGCCGCCGCCGTGCAAAACTCATCCGCCGCCGCTTTCGATCCGCGCCGCTCCTTCCAGGGCCTCATCCTTGCCTTGCAGAGATTTTGGGCCGAGGCGGGCTGCGTGATCTTGCAGCCTTATGACATGGAAGTCGGGGCTGCCACGTTTCATCCGGCGACCATTCTGCGGGCGTTGGGTCCGCGGCCCTGGCGGGCGGCCTATGTGCAGCCTTCGCGCCGGCCCAAGGATGGCCGCTACGGCGAAAACCCCAATCGCCTCCAGCATTATTATCAGTTCCAAGCGATCTTGAAGCCGTCGCCAGAGAATATGCAGGACCTCTATCTCGGTTCGCTGGCCGCGATCGGCATTGACACGCGGCTGCACGACATTCGTTTCGTCGAAGATGATTGGGAGAGCCCGACGCTGGGTGCTTGGGGGCTCGGCTGGGAGTGCTGGTGCGACGGCATGGAAGTCTCGCAATTCACCTATTTCCAGCAGGTCGCAGGCATTGAATGCGCGCCTGTCGCGGGCGAATTGACCTATGGGCTCGAACGGCTCGCCATGTATGTGCAGGGCGTCGAGAATGTCTACGATCTCAATTTCAATGGTCGCGAGGGCACTGAAAAAATCACCTATGGCGACGTCTTCAAACAGGCGGAGCAAGAATATTCGCAGCACAATTTCGAGGCTGCCAATGTCGAAACTCTGTTCCAGCATTTCAAAGATGCCGAAGCGGAGTGCAAGGCGCTGCTCGCAAGGGGTGCGCGCGGCGAGCACCAGCTCATGGTTCTGCCGGCCTATGACCAATGCATCAAGGCCTCGCATATTTTCAATCTGCTCGATGCTCGCGGCGTGATCTCGGTGACGGAGCGGCAGAGCTATATTCTGCGCGTCCGCGATCTCGCGAAAGCTTGCGGCAAGGCCTGGCTCAAGACCGAGGCGGGTGGCGCGGGCTGATGCCTTTGCCTTAAGAATCCTTTGCTTGCCCGCCTTGGATTTTTTCCAAGACATCAAAGCCGGCCATTCCGACGATCATCGCGATCACGAAGATGATCGAATTGCCTTGGCCGAAGCCAAGCGCCGTCAGCGCCGGGCCGGGACAGAAGCCGACAAGGCCCCAGCCGATCCCGAACAGGGCGGCGCCGATGAGAAGCGGTGCGTCGATCTTCATCTTTGGCGGCAGTTGAAACGTTTCGGCGAAGACCGGCGCCTTGCGGCGGCGCATCAGGAGGAAGCCGAGCGCGGCGACGGGAATGGCGCCGCCCATGACGAAGCCGAGGCTCGGGTCCCATCTCCCGGCAATATCGAGGAAGTTCAGAACCTTTTCCGGGTTCGTCATCTGTGCGACGATAAGACCGATGCCGAAGATGAGGCCGCAGAGAAACGCCGCGAGGAAGGCGGCGAAGGGCTGGCTTTTCATCGCTCACGCCCCCACGATATGGCGGAAGACGAAGACGGTCGCAGCGCCCGTCGCCATGAACACGATCGTTGCTGCGATCGAACGTTTCGATAGGCGTGCCAGACCGCAGACGCCATGTCCGCTGGTACAGCCATTGCCGAGCCTCGTTCCGAAACCGACCAGCAGGCCCGCGACGATCAGGAGCGATATATGCGGTGTCAGCGTGAGCGGCGGCAAAGCGGCGAATCGGCCGTAGATTAAAGGTGCGACGACGAGGCCCGCGACAAAAGCAAGGCGCCAGAGGCCGTCGCCGCATCTCACTCTGATAAGATTGCCGAGAATGCCGGTGATACCGGCGATGCGGCCTTCAAAGAACCAAAGCAGAAGGGTCGAAAGCCCGATCAGAGCGCCGCCAAGGACTGCGGAGAAAGGCGTGAAGGGGGTCAAAATCCGCTCCTGTGAAGACAATCCATAAATAATATAGAAAAATCGCCGAATGTCAGCGTATGGAAAATGCGCGCGCTGCACAGTTTACGATAGGCAGCGTTCCTTCCTGGCGTGGCAGCGTCTATAGAAGGCGCCTCCCTGCTGCCGCGGCGGCGGGCCTTGCAGCTTTCCCGATGAAAAGATCATGGCTGACTTCCTCCTCGAATTGTTTTCCGAAGAAATCCCGGCGCGCATGCAGACGCAGGCGGCGGACGATCTGAAGCGGCTCGTCACCGACGCACTCGTGGAGCAGGGCTTGTCCTTCGAAGGGGCCGTGAGCTTTGCGACGCCGCGCCGCTTGGCGTTGCATATCGCCGGCTTGCCGGAGCGTCAGCAGGACCGGCGTGAGGTGAAGAAGGGTCCGCGCGTCGGCGCGCCTGAGGCCGCCGTCCAGGGCTTTTTGAAAAGCGCCGGGCTGGCCTCGCTGGAAGAAGCGCGGATCGAGGTCGAACCCAAAAAGGGCGAATTCTACGTCGCCGTGATCGAGCATCCGGGACGTGGCACCGCGGAGCTTCTGGCCGAGATCCTGCCCGGCATCTTTAGGAGCTTTCCCTGGCCAAAGAGCATGCGCTGGGGCGCTGCCTCCGCCGCTCCGGAAGCTTTGCGCTGGGTGCGCCCGCTGCACAGCATCGTCGCGACCTTCGGGCCGGAGACGGAAGAGACCGAGATCGTCGCTTTCTCCCTCGATGGCATCACGGCCGGCAATCGCACGCGCGGCCACAGGTTCATGGCGCCGGAGTCATTCGGCGTGCGTCGCTTCGACGATTATGTGAGCGCGCTCGAAAAGGCCAAAGTGGTTCTCGACCCGGAGCGGCGGCGCGACATCATTCTCTTCGATGCGCAGAGCCTTGCCTATGCGCAAGGCTTGGAACTCGTCGTGGACATGGCACTCCTCGAAGAGGTCGCCGGCCTCGTCGAATGGCCGGTCGTGCTGATGGGGGAATTCGATTCCGCCTTTCTCGCCATCCCGCCGGAGGTGATCCGGGCAACGATCCGCGCCAATCAGAAATGTTTCGTGCTGCGCGATCCGGCGACCGGCGGCCTCGCCAATAAATTCATCCTGACTGCCAATATTGTCGCGCCAGACGGCGGCCAGGCGATTGCCGCCGGCAATGGCCGCGTCGTCCGTGCCCGGCTGTCCGATGCTAAATTTTTCTACGATACCGATCTGCAAATGAAGCTGGAGGATCGGCTGCCGAAGCTCGACGACATCATCTTCCACGAAAAGCTCGGTTCGCAAGGCGAAAGGGTCAAGCGGCTGATGCTGCTGGCCGGCACGTTGGCGCCGCTGATCGGCGCCGACGCTATTGCCGCGACGCGTGCGGCCAAGCTCGCCAAGGCCGATCTCACGTCCGAAATGGTCGGTGAATTTCCCGAGCTGCAAGGGCTCATGGGCAAATATTATGCGCTGGCGCAGGGCGAGCCCGAGGAGATCGCAGGCGCGATCGAAGACCATTACAAGCCGCAGGGGCCGAGCGACCGCATCCCGACCGACACTGTTGCGATTGCCGTCGCGCTCGCCGATAAATTCGATACGCTCATCGGCTTTTTTGCAATCGATGAACGGCCGACGGGCAGCAAGGATCCCTTCGCGCTGCGTCGCGCCACGCTTGGCATCATCCGCCTCATTCTCGAAAACGAGCTACGCCTGCCCATTTTGAAGATTGCGGCGCAGGTCTTGTCGATCTTTGCCCGGATGAGCGAAGCGATTCCAGCAAGTCGGCTGCGCGCGCTTCTCGATGATGAGGATTCCGAAGATGCGGATCTCGCGGCTCTGATCGCCGGTGGTCCTTGGGCCTGGGAATTTGCCCGCGCGCCGGAGGCCGCGGCGCTCGCCGCCGGACGTCGCTATCTCGGCGTGCGTTTTTCGGGCGAAGACGAGCCGCTGGAAAGCGATCTTAATGCTTTCGATGAACTCTTTGCCGTGCTCGTCCCCTATCAAGAGCTCCGCGACCTACAGCTCGTCCAAGATGGAGAGAAAAGCGAAGAAATTTCAAATAGTTCTAGCGATGTACTTCACCTTGCGTGTGAGCACTTCGGCGCCGCGCGAACGGATTTTTGCGAACAGATTCTGAATTTTTTCGGCGACCGGTTGAAGGTCCATTTGCGCGATCAGGGTGCGCGGCACGATCTGATCGATGCGGTTTTTGGTCTTGGCGAACAGGATGATTTGCTGCTGATTGTTCGCCGCGTCGCGGCGCTCGGCGGTTTCCTCGATACGGAGGATGGGCGCAATCTGCTTGCCGGCTATCGCCGCGCCGCGAATATCTTGAAGGCCGAGGAAAAGAAGGTGGGCGCCGACGAGGCCAAGACCTATCTCGAGGCTTTCTCGCCCGACTATTTCGTGGCCGAAGAGGAAAGAGATTTGGCTGCGGCGTTGCTGGGCGCGGCGACGGCCGCGATTCACGCCGTCGCCGAAGAGAATTTCGCGGCCGCCATGCAGGCGTTGTCGCATTTGCGCGCGCCGGTCGATGCCTTTTTCGAGAAGGTGACGGTCAATAGCGAGGACAAGGCCCTGCGGCTCAACCGGCTGCGCCTGCTCAACGGCTTGCGTGCCGCGGTCCATAAGGTTGCGGATTTTTCGAAGATCGCCGGCTAACTCATCATGATCTCGAAAAGTCGCAGACTTTTCGGATAAGGCCATGCCTTAAAACAAACAACGAAGCACGACGGCACTTCTCTCCCATGCCGTCGTGTTTTCTATATGCCGGCTTTATTTTTCAGCCTTTCGCGACGTCTCGAACCTTTATGGGCTTTTCGCCAGATTTCTCCTGCAGCCGAGGTTTCGGCGTTGGAGATGAATATGCGATCGAGAGTTGCCGTGCGGCGCCGGCCGGCCAAGCGTCCAGACTTGGTCCTAGCCGTGCTGGTCGTCTTCGTCATTTTGCTGATCGGGCTGCTGCGCGCGATCGATGTTCTGACGGCGCATATGGGAGGCGTCATTGGTTGAGCCGGATCGATCGCGGCTTGCCGAGATTGCGCCGCTCATCCTTGTCGGCCGCGACCGCCGCGCCGGCTGGGTCGTCATGGAAATCCACGGCCGTTGCGGCGGTCTCTTCTGCGATGAGGCGGCGGCGCTCCGCTACGCGAAAGAAGTCAGCGGGGGCCATCCAGAGGCGATCGAATTTGCGCGCGGTCCGGTCGATTTGAAGATCTCCAGGGGGGCGGTGCGGTAAAGCTTATTGATTGAGAACCTTTCCTCCCGGCCGGCTGATTTCCAGCCCCGGCGGAAAGCGCTCTAAGCTCGACTTTTCCGATCGTTTCGTTACCAAAGCTTGGGACGAACGATTGGATGAGGACATGGCTGAAGACCAAGGGGGCGACACCGCGCACAATATGCCGGTGCGCAGCGGAGCTTTCGAGCTCACGCTGCGCGGCGCTCGCAAATATGACTGGCGCGATCCCTATCATATGGCGTTGGCGCTGGGCTGGCCGGCGTTCATCTGCCTCTTTTTGGGGCTCGATCTTGCGATCAACGTCGTTTTCGCCTCGGCCTATCTCGCGCAGCCAGGCTGCATCGCGCATGCGCGGCCGGGCAGTCTAAGCGATAGCTTCTTCTTCAGCCTGGAGACGCTGGCGACCGTCGGCTACGGGGTGATGGCGCCGGCGACGCTCTATGGCCATATCGTCGCCTCGACCGAGATCATCTGCGGCATGGCCTTCATGGCGATCATGACCGGCCTCGTCTTCGTCCGTTTTTCGCGGCCGCGGGGGCGGTTTCTCTACGCCACGCATCCGGTGATCGGCCGTTTCAATGGTCAGCCGACCTTGATGATCCGCATCGGCAATGGCCGCGCCCATCGCCTGACCGATGCGACCGCGCGGTTGAGCGTACTCGTCAATGAGTGGACCCAGGAGGGCCAATTCTTTCGCCGCATTATCGATCTTCCGCTTGTCCGGCCGAGCTTTCCGCTGTTCAGCCTGACGTGGACTTTGATGCATAAGATCGACGAAACGAGCCCACTTTACGGCTGCGACCCGGGCAAGTTGCAGGAAAAAATCGTCCGCATTTTTCTATCGGTCGAAGCGCGCGA
The window above is part of the Methylovirgula sp. HY1 genome. Proteins encoded here:
- a CDS encoding ion channel, with amino-acid sequence MAEDQGGDTAHNMPVRSGAFELTLRGARKYDWRDPYHMALALGWPAFICLFLGLDLAINVVFASAYLAQPGCIAHARPGSLSDSFFFSLETLATVGYGVMAPATLYGHIVASTEIICGMAFMAIMTGLVFVRFSRPRGRFLYATHPVIGRFNGQPTLMIRIGNGRAHRLTDATARLSVLVNEWTQEGQFFRRIIDLPLVRPSFPLFSLTWTLMHKIDETSPLYGCDPGKLQEKIVRIFLSVEARDPALAARVYDIKDYAQSDILFDHRYVDAVAIDKAGRTTADLRRLSWTEPEKGP